A stretch of the Polynucleobacter tropicus genome encodes the following:
- the queA gene encoding tRNA preQ1(34) S-adenosylmethionine ribosyltransferase-isomerase QueA, which yields MQLSDFNYELPPELIAQHPLANRTDSRLLELKANGGERAQFIDRQFKDILSLVSPGDLLVFNDTKVIPARLHGKKDTGGNIELLIERISGDQQAWVQIRASRVPKTGGIIHIHNAAGESFPAEMIGHDGRFYEVRFPENIFSLLERFGELPLPPYIEHQPDGNDAQRYQTVVAKNPGAVAAPTAGLHFDEAILKQLGELGVNQAPVTLHVGAGTFTPVREEDLSKHQMHYEWFSIPDSTLEAIHKTHQAGKRVIAVGTTSLRALESQAISQKSSGETNLFITPGFQFKTVDCLLTNFHLPKSTLLMLVSAFAGMDNIHAAYQHAIDQKYRFFSYGDAMFLSRLGNPS from the coding sequence ATGCAACTCTCCGACTTTAATTACGAACTCCCACCCGAACTAATCGCCCAGCATCCATTGGCGAATAGAACCGATAGCCGTCTCCTGGAGCTTAAGGCAAATGGGGGTGAGCGTGCTCAATTCATAGATCGACAGTTTAAGGACATCCTTAGCCTTGTCAGCCCAGGGGACTTATTAGTCTTTAATGACACTAAAGTTATTCCGGCCAGACTGCATGGCAAAAAGGACACTGGTGGGAATATTGAACTGCTGATCGAACGCATTAGCGGTGATCAACAAGCTTGGGTCCAAATCAGGGCATCAAGAGTGCCCAAGACCGGTGGAATTATTCATATTCACAACGCTGCCGGCGAATCTTTTCCAGCAGAAATGATTGGTCACGATGGGCGATTCTACGAAGTTCGCTTCCCAGAAAATATTTTCTCTTTGCTTGAGCGCTTTGGTGAATTGCCTTTACCGCCCTACATTGAGCACCAACCCGATGGTAACGATGCGCAGCGCTATCAAACAGTAGTTGCTAAAAATCCGGGCGCAGTAGCGGCGCCTACTGCCGGTCTTCACTTTGATGAAGCTATATTGAAACAACTCGGTGAGTTAGGCGTTAATCAGGCTCCCGTTACTCTGCATGTTGGTGCAGGCACCTTTACACCCGTACGCGAAGAAGACTTATCTAAGCATCAAATGCATTATGAGTGGTTCTCTATTCCAGACTCAACGCTGGAGGCAATTCATAAAACGCACCAAGCAGGAAAGCGGGTCATTGCTGTTGGCACTACCAGCTTGCGCGCCTTGGAGAGTCAAGCCATTAGCCAGAAAAGTAGCGGCGAGACCAATCTTTTTATTACGCCTGGATTTCAATTTAAAACGGTAGATTGTTTGTTAACCAACTTTCATCTGCCAAAATCTACCTTATTGATGTTGGTGAGCGCTTTTGCAGGCATGGATAATATTCATGCTGCTTATCAACATGCTATTGATCAAAAATATCGCTTCTTTAGTTATGGAGACGCGATGTTTTTAAGCCGACTCGGAAACCCATCATGA